One Erysipelothrix amsterdamensis DNA window includes the following coding sequences:
- a CDS encoding NfeD family protein has product MTLTMDWVWLIVCLGMLVLEVITVGNLVSLWFSFGALAALGTTFLTDNVAVQLAVFAIVSVAALIMIRPMTKNLLRGNVVSTNADRLIGRQFILNEEINQDSWGKIKVHGEEWSATTADQSTISAHTRVEVIAIEGVKLIVKSVEEA; this is encoded by the coding sequence ATGACATTAACGATGGATTGGGTATGGCTAATTGTTTGTTTAGGGATGTTGGTGCTTGAAGTAATCACGGTAGGAAATTTAGTTTCACTTTGGTTTTCATTTGGTGCGCTTGCAGCACTAGGTACAACATTTTTAACAGATAATGTAGCGGTACAGTTAGCGGTTTTCGCTATTGTAAGTGTTGCGGCACTAATTATGATTCGTCCAATGACAAAAAATCTCTTACGAGGAAATGTCGTTTCGACGAATGCAGATCGTTTAATTGGTCGTCAATTTATACTAAATGAAGAAATCAACCAAGATTCATGGGGAAAAATCAAGGTTCATGGTGAAGAGTGGTCTGCCACAACTGCAGATCAATCTACAATTTCAGCACATACACGGGTTGAAGTTATTGCTATTGAGGGTGTAAAATTAATTGTGAAAAGTGTAGAGGAGGCTTAA
- a CDS encoding haloacid dehalogenase-like hydrolase, translating to MNVYDFDKTIYDGDSSMDFYKYNLKRDKSIIKFWPRQIKAAVDYKRGKIDKTDMKTVFYEYFTAIPDIKKRVLEFWDEHREKIKPWYLEQKRDDDLIISASPEFMLEPICDELGIALIASVVDPSTGKNLKHNCWGAEKVARMEAHYDLGLMEAFYSDSYSDDPLAQYAEHAYLVDGDTIKPW from the coding sequence ATGAATGTTTATGATTTCGACAAAACCATCTATGATGGTGACAGTTCCATGGATTTCTATAAATACAATCTTAAGCGTGATAAATCCATCATCAAATTTTGGCCACGTCAGATAAAAGCTGCTGTTGACTACAAACGTGGAAAGATTGATAAGACCGACATGAAAACGGTATTTTATGAGTACTTTACAGCAATCCCAGATATAAAAAAACGCGTTTTAGAGTTTTGGGATGAACACCGTGAAAAAATTAAGCCATGGTATCTAGAGCAAAAACGTGATGATGATTTAATAATTTCAGCTTCACCAGAATTTATGCTTGAACCTATTTGTGATGAATTAGGGATTGCGTTGATCGCTTCAGTGGTCGATCCAAGTACGGGAAAAAATCTGAAGCATAATTGTTGGGGCGCTGAAAAAGTTGCTCGGATGGAAGCACACTATGATTTGGGTCTGATGGAGGCGTTTTATTCGGATTCATACTCCGATGATCCTTTAGCACAATATGCAGAGCATGCTTATCTTGTTGATGGAGATACAATTAAACCTTGGTAA
- a CDS encoding 3'-5' exonuclease gives MRSVGENLLKFVPNFTVIDLETTGRSNKFEDITELSAIKYRNYKQVDAFSTLVKPDNSILPFVVELTGITEEMVSSAPKINEVIKQFVDFIGSDVILGHNVMFDYGLVYNAYLETVGLRMHNDYVDTLRVSRLLNKDSKNHKLETLCTYFDVERLVGHRGSEDCLQTAEVYIKMKDKYKRLRQIQKEKAPQVYPVEKGVE, from the coding sequence ATGCGAAGTGTAGGAGAAAATCTACTGAAATTTGTTCCTAATTTCACGGTAATTGATTTAGAAACAACAGGACGTAGTAATAAGTTTGAAGACATAACGGAATTAAGTGCTATAAAGTATCGAAACTATAAACAGGTCGATGCATTTTCCACATTGGTGAAACCAGATAATTCGATTCTTCCTTTCGTGGTAGAACTCACGGGAATTACGGAGGAGATGGTTTCAAGCGCACCCAAAATTAATGAGGTGATTAAACAATTCGTTGATTTTATTGGGTCGGATGTTATTTTGGGTCATAATGTCATGTTTGATTATGGTCTTGTCTATAATGCTTATCTCGAAACCGTTGGACTTCGTATGCATAATGATTACGTTGACACACTCCGCGTTTCAAGACTTCTAAATAAAGATTCTAAGAACCATAAATTGGAAACTTTATGTACTTATTTTGATGTTGAGCGATTAGTAGGTCATCGTGGTTCAGAAGACTGTCTTCAAACGGCAGAAGTCTATATAAAAATGAAAGATAAATACAAACGATTGCGACAAATTCAAAAAGAAAAAGCACCGCAAGTTTATCCAGTAGAGAAGGGGGTAGAGTGA